The Rhizoctonia solani chromosome 14, complete sequence genome has a segment encoding these proteins:
- a CDS encoding Fungal specific transcription factor domain, with translation MAGFLESLCASLPPSVVSAHTIGETRFIYMVNEYQLQRVNCWFMPPPPQVRGVMIDQLRSSKMMIWTVFLGLKLFKSLDQDSCDLRSSGSIGWIDKLEQRITVTCKKLSLKEMADRLMAQLELTFISFVTVGVPLGYSLLRKALPGFLRLVAVDPNLISEHPNGSLFISFPQTLGIPRQELNTFILYDAATAFALGVPSLAEYGYDGKCDPTSHGYQCVHGVPVPLVEIISQVNSWRDGSRIGLDDWQTLESRAMAWQGQPLPIEDEDPKVNVARLAVQESWRYVTLVYLYMGMCGLSSNDSRVRASIAQIVNLERRVTDISISMHMLMHYVVLGLGAQHEEQRAIIRERLLSFQGRRVWLFRGPEFSRVLDHLWNGVGAGGAPLLGMTMSGRGRTIPDGVQNALTGEPLAILPKNQAVVLRYRPAPESASRLRPIAGLVAVLTTLLCGLAQAPIRLPIGRLE, from the exons ATGGCCGGATTCCTTGAATCTTTGTGCGCATCCCTTCCTCCCTCGGTGGTCTCAGCTCATACAATTGGCGAGACGCGTTTTATATATATGGTCAACGAAT ACCAGTTACAGAGGGTCAATTGCTGGTTCATGCCCCCTCCACCTCAGGTCCGGGGAGTCATGATTGATCAGCTGAGAAGTTCGAAGATGATGATATGGACAGTCTTTCTAGGGTTAAAGCTATTTAAATCCCTCGATCAAGATTCCTGCGATTTGAGATCGAGTGGAAGTATCGGTTGGATCGACAAACTCGAACAACGGATCACCGTCACCTGCAAGAAATTATCCCTTAAGGAGATGGCAGATCGTCTTATGGCTCAACTCGAA TTAACGTTCATTAGTTTTGTGACGGTCGGGGTTCCTTTGGGATATAGTCTGCTTCGGAAAGCGCTACCGGGGTTTCTTCGTCTTGTAGCAGTCGATCCAAATCTCATCTCAGAACACCCCAACGGGAGTTTGTTTATCTCTTTCCCGCAAACTTTGGGGATACCCCGGCAAGAACTCAACACATTTATTCTATACGATGCTGCCACAGCGTTTGCACTAGGAGTTCCGTCTCTAGCGGAGTATGGTTATGATGGGAAATGCGATCCTACATCTCACGGGTATCAATGCGTGCATGGAGTCCCTGTCCCACTTGTCGAAATCATATCGCAAGTCAACTCATGGAGAGACGGATCAAGAATAGGTCTGGACGACTGGCAAACTCTGGAGAGTCGCGCGATGGCTTGGCAGGGACAACCTTTGCCCATAGAGGACGAAGATCCAAAGGTGAATGTTGCAAGGTTGGCAGTCCAAGAAAGTTGGAGATATGTAACTTTGGTTTATCTTTATATG GGCATGTGTGGTCTTTCCTCCAACGATTCGCGTGTGCGAGCTTCAATTGCGCAAATAGTCAACCTCGAGCGACGTGTAACCGATATATCAATCAGCATGCATATGCTGATGCATTATGTAGTA CTCGGTTTGGGAGCACAACATGAAGAACAGCGAGCTATTATCCGTGAGAGGTTGCTTTCTTTCCAGGGTAGGCGAGTGTGGCTATTCCGTGGACCAGAATTCAGTCGGGTCCTTGACCACCTGTGGAACGGTGTGGGTGCAGGAGGTGCACCGTTACTTGGGATGACTATGTCCGGTCGAG GAAGAACAATACCTGACGGCGTCCAAAATGCACTTACTGGGGAACCACTCGCCATCCTCCCCAAAAATCAGGCCGTGGTACTTCGGTACCGTCCAGCCCCTGAAAGCGCTTCTCGACTTCGGCCAATCGCCGGTCTAGTCGCCGTCTTGACCACGCTACTCTGCGGGCTGGCCCAAGCACCCATACGACTCCCGATCGGACGACTAGAGTAA
- a CDS encoding pyridoxamine 5'-phosphate oxidase family protein, with protein MRFSRVILGSSYGLARFYLPPPSTSAARYRQFFSLVRHLAPSQNHLNNMNLDIPADDSGKLKVTSHAQYKSPSRLSPSSVLPDPIDQFKEWFKAASSPHPDQPQKSVVHEPEAMAISTCSAEGVLLPGSSY; from the coding sequence ATGAGATTTAGTCGAGTCATCTTGGGATCTTCGTACGGCTTAGCTAGATTTTACCTTCCACCTCCCTCGACATCTGCTGCACGGTACCGCCAGTTCTTCTCCCTAGTCAGGCACCTTGCACCTTCTCAAAATCATTTAAACAACATGAATCTAGATATCCCTGCCGATGACTCTGGGAAATTAAAAGTAACTTCTCATGCTCAATACAAAAGCCCATCCCGATTGTCTCCTTCGTCGGTGCTCCCTGATCCGATTGACCAATTCAAAGAATGGTTCAAGGCCGCATCGTCTCCTCATCCTGATCAACCGCAGAAGTCGGTAGTACACGAACCAGAAGCCATGGCAATCTCCACTTGCTCCGCTGAAGGGGTCCTTCTACCCGGTTCGTCCTATTGA